The Spirosoma sp. SC4-14 DNA window AGGGGGCAGCAGGTATGGGGCATGGGGTGGAAATTACAGCTTCCTGGTACGATTACGAGCAGTCGGTCGTGCGCCTGAGCTGGCAACCGGCCGACCATACATTTGCGCAGATCATTCAATACGCGGGCGAAATACCATTACCGCCTTATCTGAAACGCGAAGCAACCGATACCGACCGCGAAACCTATCAGACTGTATATTCGGAAAAAGAAGGAGCCGTAGCGGCTCCTACGGCGGGCCTGCATTTTACCCCGGCGGTTTTCGAAAAACTTGCGCAATGCCATATTGGCTACGAATACCTGACATTACACGTGGGAGCCGGAACATTCCAACCCATCAAGACTGAAGATGTACGGCTGCATCATATGCATACCGAACAGGTAGTCTACACACAAGCCAACATCCGTAATCTGTTAGCGCATATCGATCATATTATTCCAATTGGCACCACATCGATGCGAGCTCTGGAGAGCTTATACTGGATGGGAGTGAAGTTGGTCCGAAAGGAAGCAGAGCCATTTCTGCTCGATCAGCATTATGCCTATCAACTGCCTATCGATCAACAACCAGCCATCGAGCAGTCGTTGCAAGCCGTTCTGACTTATCTGGAGACAAATAAACTCGACTCTGTGGTTGCGCATACGGGTATCTATATAACGCCAGGGTATCGATTTAAACTGTGCAGAGGCATTGTTACGAATTTTCACCAGCCCGGTTCGACACTGATCCTGCTCATTGCGGCTCTCATCGGTAACGACTGGAAGAGAGTCTATAACGAAGCCTTGCAAAACGACTATCGCTTTCTTAGTTACGGCGATTCCTCATTACTTTTGCCCAATATTTAATGAGTGAATGAGTAATTGAGCGAATAGTACAGATAATAATTATTCGCTCAATCGCTCAATCGCTCAATCGCTCATTATGAATTTTATTGAAGAACTCCGCTGGCGTGGCATGTTGAACGACATGACACCTGGCACTGAAGAACAACTACGGAAAGAAATGACGGCGGGCTACATTGGTTTCGACCCTACAGCGTCGTCGCTTCATATTGGTAATCTTGCGACCATTATGTTGCTGGTTCATCTGCAACGGGCCGGACACAAACCGTTTGCCCTCGTTGGGGGCGCAACCGGCATGATCGGCGATCCATCAGGAAAAGCCGCCGAACGGGAATTCCTTTCTGAAGAAACATTGCGCCGGAACCAGGAAGGCATCCGTGGGCAGTTGACAAAGTTCCTGGATTTCGACTGTGGTGCTAACTCCGCCGAAATGGTCAATAACTACGACTGGTTCAGGGAAATCTCGTTCCTTGGGTTTCTGCGTGAGGCTGGCAAGCATATCACAGTTAATTATATGATGGCTAAAGACTCAGTGAAAAAACGGCTCGAAACCGGAATTT harbors:
- a CDS encoding S-adenosylmethionine:tRNA ribosyltransferase-isomerase, with product MSEYDKLTLPQFQYDLPDERIARFPLAQRDASKLLLYQKGQISHRQFSELPDLLPKDSFLVFNNTKVIPARLHFTKQTGALIEFFLLNPFPNSQPISMAMEATGEAIWQGMVGNRKRWKRDETLVLQGAAGMGHGVEITASWYDYEQSVVRLSWQPADHTFAQIIQYAGEIPLPPYLKREATDTDRETYQTVYSEKEGAVAAPTAGLHFTPAVFEKLAQCHIGYEYLTLHVGAGTFQPIKTEDVRLHHMHTEQVVYTQANIRNLLAHIDHIIPIGTTSMRALESLYWMGVKLVRKEAEPFLLDQHYAYQLPIDQQPAIEQSLQAVLTYLETNKLDSVVAHTGIYITPGYRFKLCRGIVTNFHQPGSTLILLIAALIGNDWKRVYNEALQNDYRFLSYGDSSLLLPNI